Proteins encoded within one genomic window of Eurosta solidaginis isolate ZX-2024a chromosome 1, ASM4086904v1, whole genome shotgun sequence:
- the LOC137241418 gene encoding uncharacterized protein → MVWWTCRARANDPSRPIHKRRKCEKEVENLQLPTQSLSHADLCDTKHQLPIQPQSGAVPKLLIGIDNCHLGIASTTIAMRKNGPYAANTELGWVVFGPTSPRPPEPSICLHVDRSADDTLHNMVAKFFEIESFGVRAATPVECKDDVRARAILESTTSRVDGRFQTRLIWRKDEVYLSNSYNMALKRLESVEKRISRDESFASAYKLMISSYVEKGYARKLTPLAAASITPRTWYLPHFAVVNANKPNKIRIVFDAAAEVNGVSLNRYLLKGPQEYKSLPSILFHFRERAVGVCGDITEMFHQVLIRPEGRCAQRFLWRDGENKNSPDVYEMCVMTFGAACSPCAAQYVKTRNALEYNVEDPYAARAVKAILNFHYVDDFVDSFDSENEAIAVATKVRDIHLNAGFELRNFTSSSAKVVTALDCVDQTKTMGIKEGILLEKVLGLHWQPSIDCFNFVLKFHKVNASVIKGDRPPTKRELLSVVMSIFDPLGFISHYVIGAKLLMRETWRKQTHWDEPLPDKIIESWEKWRKQLPAVTAYHVPRVYFTIGKPEELQLHVFVDASETAFSAVAYWRAKNHYDEISVAFVSAKSKCAPLKPLTVPRLELQAAVLGTRLLQTVREEHEVVIN, encoded by the coding sequence ATGGTTTGGTGGACATGCCGTGCAAGAGCCAACGACCCTAGTAGACCTATACATAAGCGGCGCAAGTGTGAAAAAGAAGTCGAAAATCTTCAGTTACCAACACAAAGCCTTAGTCACGCTGACCTTTGTGATACGAAACATCAGCTTCCTATACAGCCACAATCTGGCGCTGTACCAAAGTTGCTCATCGGCATAGATAACTGCCATTTGGGAATTGCATCCACGACTATCGCCATGCGAAAGAATGGACCGTACGCCGCCAATACAGAGCTGGGGTGGGTAGTGTTTGGTCCAACTAGCCCACGTCCGCCTGAGCCGTCCATATGTTTACATGTAGATAGAAGCGCTGATGATACACTGCACAACATGGttgctaaattttttgaaattgaaagtTTTGGCGTACGCGCTGCCACGCCAGTTGAATGTAAAGACGATGTTCGAGCAAGAGCCATATTAGAATCTACAACCAGCCGCGTTGATGGAAGGTTTCAAACCAGACTAATATGGAGGAAAGACGAAGTTTATTTGTCAAACAGTTACAATATGGCGCTGAAGAGACTGGAAAGCGTTGAAAAACGCATAAGTCGGGACGAAAGTTTTGCTTCGGCATATAAACTTATGATATCCTCATACGTCGAGAAAGGGTATGCCCGTAAGCTGACACCACTCGCTGCCGCTTCGATAACGCCTCGAACCTGGTACTTACCACACTTTGCAGTGGTGAACGCGAATAAACCAAACAAGATACGAATAGTTTTTGACGCTGCTGCGGAAGTCAATGGTGTATCCCTAAATCGCTATCTGCTCAAAGGCCCgcaggaatacaaatctttaccgtcAATTCTTTTCCATTTCCGTGAACGTGCAGTGGGCGTGTGCGGTGATATCACAGAAATGTTTCACCAAGTGCTGATACGTCCAGAAGGCAGATGTGCCCAGCGTTTCTTATGGAGAGATGGTGAGAACAAAAATTCGCCAGATGTGTATGAGATGTGTGTGATGACATTTGGAGCCGCTTGCTCGCCTTGCGCGGCACAATACGTAAAGACGCGAAATGCGCTTGAATATAATGTCGAAGATCCATACGCAGCCCGTGCAGTAAAAGCTATATTAAATTTTCATTATGTGGATGATTTTGTTGACAGCTTCGACTCCGAAAATGAAGCTATCGCCGTTGCAACAAAGGTACGAGATATACATTTAAACGCTGGCTTCGAGCTACGGAATTTTACATCGAGCTCCGCTAAGGTTGTCACCGCTTTGGACTGCGTAGATCAAACGAAAACCATGGgtataaaagaaggtatattaTTAGAAAAGGTGCTTGGGCTTCATTGGCAGCCAAGTATAGATTGTTTTAACTTCGTATTGAAATTTCacaaagtaaatgcatctgtTATTAAAGGTGACAGACCACCAACCAAAAGAGAGCTTCTTAGTGTGGTCATGTCAATATTTGATCCACTAGGGTTCATTAGTCACTACGTCATTGGTGCGAAGCTACTAATGCGCGAAACGTGGCGTAAACAAACGCATTGGGATGAGCCATTGCCTGATAAGATAATTGAATCGTGGGAAAAATGGCGTAAACAATTACCAGCAGTGACAGCATATCACGTTCCACGAGTTTACTTTACCATTGGTAAACCAGAGGAATTGCAGCTGCATGTCTTTGTGGACGCCAGCGAGACCGCATTCTCCGCTGTTGCCTACTGGAGAGCAAAAAACCATTACGATGAAATTAGTGTCGCCTTCGTCAGCGCAAAGTCCAAATGTGCTCCGCTAAAGCCTCTCACCGTACCACGCCTAGAACTCCAGGCAGCAGTCCTAGGAACTCGACTTTTGCAGACCGTACGTGAAGAACACGAAGTAGTCATTAACTAG